The genomic stretch CTGAATGCGATTCAAAGTGTGCTAGCAAATATCCAAACAGAGATCCTAGTggggtttgttttgattattttaatggtATTAAGATGTGTGTTTGTACCTATGCTAGTTGATTTACTACTTGTTATGTTACaccaaaataaatatatgtaaGAAATATAAAACATGTTCTGGTTTATAACCTATTTATGTGTCATTCTaccttttttttaattcatttttcatttaaattttattgATAGTTTATGCTAAAGAGAAAAAGGGAATTACTAATTGACAAAAGTTGTTATTTTAAAGCAACTTTTGTTTTTTTAGGCCAGTTGTATTGATAAAGAATGAAAGTTGTCAGACAAGAATACAAAACGGAGGTCAGGATTTTGAGGGGAAAATTATCCTCAATCGAAACCTAACCTAAGTAAAACAAAAGATTTttgtaaaactcataaaaattatcATCGGGATGAGAAATTTTCCCTATAAAACAACATTTTGGGCGTTCCAAATCAACGCTTTATATCCCCAAACAACATCTCGGGCGTTCCACACAGTATTCTTGAAGATGATACTGTTCCTAAAAAATCATAAACACCAAATGATGGCCAACCACACACATCCCTCCTTACCTCCTTTTACTTTCTTAAAAGAACAAAAGGAACTTTCATCGAGGTATTCTCTAATTTCAACAAAAAAACGCaaaaaaaatttgaagaagaGGAAAGAATACCTCGATGAGCTAACAAATACTTTGTTGGAAGCCTATTAATGAAGCATCTCCACCCAAAAGCTTTGACTTTTAATGGGACTTCGACCTTCCAAACCAAGACCAAAACATAATCGTAACGGTTGGGCGGTCCACACTGAAAATACATGCTGCAAATAGATTCATAGCAAGAGGAAACCGTACAAAAATTTTGATCCGACGGTCTTCAAAGGGCCTGGTCCGCAGCCCTGTCAACAGCTGAATCGACCCAGCGTCGTTGCAACAAACAGTACAGGGCAGCATCTGTTGTTGTCTCCGTGACTGGCATGAGCGGTATTCCTAAGTCGTTCCAACACCACACTCTATCGACCCACCTTCCCATGCCAGCAATGGAGACATCCTGTAACAGAGAAAGGGCAAAAAGAGAAGGAAACATTGTCTTAATAATACCCTCTTCCAATCATTGAGAGTgccaaaaagaaatagaaaatccGTCTCCGACGCAGAAATTACAATTATTTGCAAAATAATCCTCCGAAAGCCTCTTCTCCAAAGATATAATATCCGACCACCAAACAGATTTAACACAATATTTGTCTAAATTCCATCCTTCAATAGCAACCCATAACTTGACGTCATCGTAACACGCCTTCAACATACAATACCACAAAGAGTTTGAAGCTTCCAAAATTCTCCATCTCCACTTGAGAAGGAGAGCTGAATTAAAATCTTCAAATCTCCTTATACCAAGGCCTCTTTTATTCACGGGAAGACATATGTCATTCTAACTCACCCAATGAATTCTCCTTTTCTCCTCCACTCCACCCCAACGAAAATTGCTTTGGATTTTATTGATCTCCCGAATTATCTACCTATGAGCCTTGTAGAACAATAAAGTAAAAATGGGTAAATGTCCCAAAACCGAATTTAAAAGAGTGATTCTTCCCCCAAAGCTAATCCACCTCCCTTTCCAAGAACACAATCTCTTCCTAATATTATCCGCTAGCGGTGTCCACGTATGAATTCTTCTAGGATTACAACCAATATGAATGCCAAGAAACAAAAACTCTTACGACTCCGCCCTACTAGAAAGAAAAGAAGTAGCTACTTCCAAGAAATGAAGATTAATGTTTATACCAACGAGCTTACTCTTATGGAAGTTTACTGTTTATACCAAGTCCCGAAACAAGCTCAAAACCTCTCAACACCAATTTGATTTCCCAAAGATGATTACAACTCCAGTTTCCCACCAATAAAGTGTCATCCGCGAATTAAAGAGCATCCACAAAACATTTATCGTTCACATTACAACCCACGAAATTGCCATTTTCCGCCGCCTTATTAACTAAAAGTTTTAGACCTTCCGCCATTGTAATAGAGAGGAAAGGAGAAATAAGATCTCTTTCTCTCAACCCCTTTTCCACCACAAATTATTTAGTTGGACTACCGTTAACAAGAATAGACATTTTGCTAGAAAATATCAACGCCTCCATCCACACCTCACCAAAACCCATCTTCTTTATCAGGAATCTAAGGAAATTCCAAACCACTTCCCTTATCTCCACCTCAGAAAACAGAATCTCAAGGAATAAACTTTCCTCCAAACTCAAAGATTTGAAAAATCATTCCTTCCAAAATCGGTCTACTATAATAATTCTCTACCTCAGAAAACAGAATTTCAAGGGATAAACTTTCCGACTTTGAGCTGAAATCTAAGATCGAGGAATCCTCCTAAAAACAACCTCCTTCCCTTCAGATATAATACCTGCAAATGATTTAGCCCATACAAATCTTCTCTTATCAACCGAAGTGGCGCCCCTATTAAGAACATATGACCCCTTCAACCGAAGTGGCGCCCTTATTAAGAACATCTGACCCCTTTTATTACATAGATTTCCCCTCAATCTATCCCCATGTCCTCCTTTAGTTCTTTTTCTACCAAACCTAGGTTAATTAGCATGAATTTTTTAACACAACTTTTGTGACTAACGTCTGTGATGGAAaatttttttactaatattttttctcTATAATACCCACTATCAATGAGTTAATATGACTTTGGTAAAAAAATCACATATAACTGACATTAAGATTTATAGTTTTAAAACACATTAGTTTCAGAACTAATCTCATTAATGAGTTTTTTCATTAATACATCTTTTTGAAACTTgactccttttttttttaaaatgtttttttttaaatgaagtgttggttttatttatctttttataaataagttattttgaaAAGGTAGTCAGCATAATCGtcattgaaaataattttacatgattttatttatttatgaggaATATTGATTTTTTAATGGCGTGTtatgaaaagtttctttaaatatattttgttttaatttaacattaattttacaaaatattattttttgaattcattttaaaataatttctgcCTCATTTTTAGATGAATTATGttcataaaaaaatgttttgaatAGGTGTATCTATTCTATAGAGGCGATTTTAATGTTCAGATACAGTGTTTAAACACTTTGTTTTTTTCttaattagatttaatttatCAGTTTTCTAAACTGTATGACTTATATTATTATGGGAAGCATTCCTTACTCCCAGGGTGATACCACTCAGACTCCGTCCATCAAAGAACCAAATTACGTACCAACCTAACTTTGTTGCTCGAAAATTCTGTCTCATTCAAATTCTACCAAAACCTCTCTCCGCCAAGACGAAAGTTGTAACActccaaaataattaaattattatttaattgttttataatgaGTATTTGTGAAGTGTATCCTAAATCAACTAGCATAGCATAGATACAAACCcacataattaaatttaaatatatattcattaatTTTTAGGATCCATAATTTTTCCGCAATCCTCATTCTCAGAGCCGTCTTTGTAGGCGTGCAAAGCGGACTACCGCACAGGGTTTCAAATTTTACAGAGTTAAACTATAGCTAAATAAGACCTCATAAAATATCAGGTAGGTTAAACCGTGCGTACATAGAGCctctaataattttttatgattaaattgCGGCTAATCTACACAGGGTCTCCAAAAACTTGAGACGGCCTTGCTCATTCTTATCTtgaactaatttaatattattaataatttttcacCATCCTCATTCTTATCTTGaagaaaaatttaatattattaaaaatctaaatatatattgaatatctaaacctcttttattttttttagcaaaaaaaatttctttaattttttccttttaaaaatgaacccaaagaaatttttttattatcaacaaatacaaaatatataatttatttgataATTATAATTGATTGTTCTGGATGTATTCAATGAATGAGTATcttttgatttaataatatatttatttatatattagtaAAATATTTGAAAGAAAAGTTAAGTTCTTTAATCTTGAGACAGTGCTATAAATTCAAACAAATAGAGACAAAGAGAGTAACCAAATATCTTTTGTTGTCTGTATTCAACATCTAAATGGCTAACTCTTTCATTTTGTTTGTCATCCTAGCATCAATTGCAGCAGGTAATAACTAGTCCCTCAAACCATTATAAAATTTATGCTATTACTTAAATTtcttattaatataatttattttacatgATCATATATAGTGCAATTAAGAGTGGAAGCAGGGATGTGCTCGTTAACAAACGAGAAATGCGATGTGCGGAATTGTGAGGAATATTGTAAAACTGAAGAAAACGATGGTAATATGTCGTGGTTTTGTGATGAGTATAACCTATGCACATGTGTTTACAATATTGATAATTCCAAACATGCGCGAAGATGTAGCATTGGAGTGGGATCTTGCAATGGTGGTAAACCGGAATGTGATTCAAAGTGTAAGAGCAAATATCCAGATAGGGAACCTAGTGgagtttgttttgattattttaatggtATTAAGATGTGTATTTGTACCTATGCTAGTTGAGTTACTACTTCTTATGTTACtccaaaataaatatatgtaacaaacttttatttataatattgaatAAAGGAAATGTTATATTGCATGTAGATTAATTCACACTCTACAGCAGTGACTCTCCCATATGCCATTTCTTTTCATTCTCTAAACAATATCTGCAACGatggatttgttttgttttttttaataagcaatggaattatgggagcaaaagggatgctccacccAGTACAAAGAGATTACAAGGTAAAACACAAAAGAGGTTGAGTATTCCAACCGAAATAATTACATAACGGCACCTTCTTATAAAAAGAGCCCAACGATGGATTTGTTATTCTCGAGCAGAACCCCGTTTCTCGATCTCCAAATACTCCAACAAATCGACAATCAAATAATTCTTTCGTTCCCTTTTTGACCttcttaaatttatttaatttatctttgTTTCTATGACATTTTGAAAACTTGACTCCTTTTTctaaaaaactgtttttttttctcAATATATAAAAAGTGTTGGTCTTATTTATCTTTTTCTATATAAAGTATTTTGAAAAGGTAGTCAATATATTcgtcattaaaaaatattttacatgatttcttttatttatgTGGAATAGTGGTTTTTTAATGGTGTGTTTTGAAAACTttctttaaatttgattttattttaactacacatatttttacaaaatatatttttattttgtattcattaaaaaaaaactctGTTTCATTTTTAGATGAAtttatcatgataaaaaaaaatatgttttgaataGGTGTATCAATTCTATAGAGGTGTTTTTAATGTTCACAAACATTGTTTAACACTTTGATTTTTCTTATTAGATTTTCCTATTTTACAAAATAACATTATCATCTTCTCTTTCTTAGCATACCAACTACATAAGCTCACCTGTATCTTCTTCTTCCAAGACCAACCTTTACTGTTTAGCGTCATCATCTCTTCACAAAAACCACATCACACCACTTCACCTACACCATTTTCTTCCTTTCGATCCCTACACTATCCAAACCGTGAAACCTCCATTACAGCACTTTACCTTTGAAGCTGCAAGAAACACAACAAATGAAGTCTTTGGATTTTATTTCaggatttaaaacaaatttttccTTAGACAAAAACCAAcaacaaaagaataaaaataaatgatataattattttagttttggttcattgttaacgaagTTAATCCGGTCCATCCGGAAAtgtgatttttctttttcaatattgACTTAATTCACTATAATCGAATTGATTATAAATTCACAACAAAAACCATCTGTTTGTGATGTAAACCACAAAGATTATTCGTCAATGTCTTCTTGAAAAATTATGACTAATACTTATtctctcaaggaacaatcaatCTAAGAGTTGAAATACAATGAGTGTGTTTACATAGTTGATTCTTTAAAGCATATTACACAAGTTTAAATACAATCAAATAACACAACAATGTTAATAGTAAGTTAATGAACAAAAGTTCCTTGCTTGCAAGTTAACGAACAAAAGATACTCATTAATAAATCTTGACTTGTGGTGAGTCTGACATCAATGGACCCTCCTCTCCATGATTCTTCGTCCTACCGCAAGAGTCTAGCATCAAGTGCTTCTGTCAAACTTTCGTCCAAGGGAAACAGACACATAAGTCCTCCTATATGAAGACAAGCATTttcttctctttctcattttcaagaaCCGCATCAACCTTCCTAAGACCATTTTTAACTATCTCAAGGAGACGATTCTAACTTCGAGAAATTAGACATCCTTTCTAATTCCATATGGAAGAGTGTTGTGCGAGCTTTTCATACGAGCATGAATAGTTAATAGGGTCAGAAATTGAACGTTTGCTGATGTTTTGGTTGTAGAACGATATGATATGTTTGACTATGATGAGTGAACTCTCTTATATTTTCTTCTGGTTGTTTGTTTTATCTCACTattaataaaatgcttatttCTTGAACTGTTTCATTAGTgtgtattctttttgtgttatTGGAAACAAGTGTGCTAAAAATCAttaccatttattttcataaacgaTCCCAAACATTTGCAACTTCAAATCATAAACTTTATCATACTAATCAAGGCAAACGTTATATTTATGGTTATTTTGTTAAAGTCTTTTTGATTTCTAACAAAAGGAGATAAGTAAAATATGATTTTGATATATCTATTCTCATAAGATCTTTCCTATAAATGATATGAGATTTTTACATCTAACATGCTTGACTCACGAACATTGCAAAAGTTCACTAAAATATATAGATAGAAAAAACTATGGAAGACAGTTAGAAGACTATTCAAGATCTGAGAAGCCAGAAAATTCAGATGTTCTGAACATGGTAAAGATTCTAGATGAacctgttagctggagatttcgacaaATAGAAGTTTCTAAAAAGTTTTATGCTTCGAAGGAAAAAATAAATAAGCTTTATAAGGCTGTTTGCTAAGTTTCTTTATGTCAAAGTTTTTAAAATCGAAGCAAGGCATGGGTTTTGATATTCCTGAAGTCGAAGAGACGAAAGACTTAGGGTATTTTGAAGAATCTTTGAAAGATATGTGTTGGCAAAGTCACGTTGTTTCGCATTTCAGAACTTCAAGCGGGAATGTTTCGAATTTCAAAAGTGATGCATTTAATTAGAAAGACACGTGGAAGAATCAGAGAATCAAAGCGCATGCAAAAAGATAATGCGACATTCTGTTAGAATAAGACCGTTAgggtctgttataccccaaaatttgcccacatcttttttcaagaaaactccaatctgaaaattaagagtctcatatgatcatggatttttatttcaacaaatatcctgacatatgaaatacttagtttttagaatttttcttatacagtaatttggcttgcagttgaatttattcttacgcaaacgccaaatactgtttattacttcacacatgctatttatttatttacagataaatagtactgacacaattggtacagagttaaatctttttgcaggcgcagaatcaggaaactcagactgtactggtaacaagtagattattattatcttttgtttcccactaatttttgtactatattccattattttcaaaaatcttttcaaatctctttttcaaaaatcaaatcctaactttattctccacatctctctcatacactttctttcaaatcttacttccactcaaattttccttttgtacggaatcacatcattccccaacgtctctatccttctttccactctataaatacctcccattttcttccataaaatctcacatcaaattctaactcatctttcaaattcctacctcatatctattttctcttcttccctgacaagaatggcaaagtggatagaaacactgtctcttacagtcatcaccattgctacggtgatcatgactttcttctgcctgcatagtcctgaagagtgtggacctgcaatggttgcactcccaatcatctacatgttattgttcatagcatgggttatcaatcgtcattcttaaaatttgccgtatttcttatttcttaaatgtaccgtttattcgtcgtactgttcaatatagtatgtaatatttgtactgtcagtattaaatgttgtactatttgtcatactatttgactgttgatttttcactctaactgctacgtcaatacctggacagtcagttgacagccaaactgctggcagtacaattctcaatgttttgtaccatcaatcaaatcaatctttcacaattcaaaattccaagatttttgttctagaagtcttctgaatatcacgcgattagcagagactcaacactgcacaaaaatcaggtacgcttaactgtctcctacataaacagtccctgactagggtttttttgtttttactggagaaacaa from Vicia villosa cultivar HV-30 ecotype Madison, WI linkage group LG4, Vvil1.0, whole genome shotgun sequence encodes the following:
- the LOC131599347 gene encoding uncharacterized protein LOC131599347; the protein is MANSFILFVILASIAAVQLRVEAGMCSLTNEKCDVRNCEEYCKTEENDGNMSWFCDEYNLCTCVYNIDNSKHARRCSIGVGSCNGGKPECDSKCKSKYPDREPSGVCFDYFNGIKMCICTYAS